Below is a genomic region from Gopherus evgoodei ecotype Sinaloan lineage chromosome 17, rGopEvg1_v1.p, whole genome shotgun sequence.
ATAAATCAACCCAGGGTGAGTGCCCCAAATGGAGGCTATGTCTGAGGACAGATACCAGGCAATACTTACCCTTCCCACAACTCCTCGGCCCCGGACAGTTTCCAGGGTGCCAGACAAACTAAATATCCTCCAATGCCGTTCTCGCAGTTGTACCACCTCATTGTCAAGGTTCTCCAAACGGATACAGTAACGCCACTAGAGAGGCAAGAGACACAGTCGTCAGGAGCTGGAGCCAGCCGCCAATAGGCCAGGTATCAGGTCTACTTGCTGATGCCACCCTCCCTCAGAGCCCATCGTGATAAATCTGTCCATAGCCATGGTGGGGCTTCCAGCACCTCAGAGCAAAGAAaggccctcctcctcctcaggctgTTTTACAGGAGCACAAGGCACTTACCCAATAAACATGGGAATTCTGGGCTTCCTGTCAAGAGAAAGAAACTAGTTTAATAGCTGCCCTTCAGCTCAGCGCCAATGCCCCTTCAGTGATCAGCACAAGCACGCAGCACACTGACAGGGCAGCACAGACTGAGACACTCTCCAAATTCACCCATGAGTTAGTCTCTCATTCCCAGGGTAgcactgccctgagcagcatgtaACTGTGACAGAAGAGCTCCAGGGATCCGCCAGTGACTGGAGAACTGACCAGTCGTGGGTACCCTTGTTAATTATACCTCCAGTGCTGTTCCAGGAGCCCAACTCCACGTGCTGTTGCTCAGCAGACGGGATACATACCAGTTCGGCTCTCCAGCAGCTTAGCTTCCATCAGGGCCTGCCCGTGTTGTGGTCCAAGGCTGCCTTACAATCCTACTGGTCCTAGAGGCACTGTTTATTTTGAAACTGACCTGGATGTGTAAATCCCCAGCTCTCCACCCCAGGAGACAGCTGGCTAGTACACAGGCTGAACCACGAGGTGGGAAGCACAGGATGTCAGCTGAATCCAGAAGGCTTTCATCAAGGAACTCCTCTCAGCCCCAAGGAGAAGGCAAAGCAGTGAGTGCCAAACCCCGGGGGGTGGTGGGGGACTGTAAGTGTAACTCCCTGCAGTCCAGATTGTGCTGGTGCCATTTTACATCCAACACTACCAGCAGGGAGTGTTAATGATCCACGCATTGTGAAAATTCTCACCTGCCCTTTAGTAGCACCTCTCCCACAGAGCAGCCCAAGGCCTTCCACAGAACTCAGCTAACAACTAGCAGGGGCTGAGATTCCGTCCCATGTTTCCATGTTCACAACCACTGAGGATAATGATACGTGAGGATGCAAGTAGAACAAGAAGCCAGGTCACAGGACGAAAGCGAGATGCTGCAGCAGGACTCGGCACTATCTGCACTGGCCCACAGAAAGgacggggatggggtggggagagtaaCAATGGTGGCCACGCTAGGTAAGACCCAGACCTACCCTCATGCCCATGTAGAAGGGGATGACGGTGACTCGGATATTCTCGGTGGTTTCTCGGTGCACGTCAGACAGCTCTAACCAGGGATGATTCTTCTCCTGCCACGCACACAGCGTGTCCCTTGCTACAAAAGGCGGAACTGCAGGGAGTGGAAAGATGACAGTTTATGCAAGTGGCTATAGATAAGCTACTGAACTCCCGCCTCTCAGACAGAGCAGCAGCTTTTACATGGTTACAGAGGTCTGTCTCAGGATGCCTCTGCTAGAGCAAAGCCTCTCACTCACCCCAGCATGAGTAATGCACTGCATCTAAGACAACGAGTTGCAGATGCCTATCTTTCCTTATGAAGGTGCCTTATAGGAGCACACAGCTCGGTAGAGGCTCTCTCTAGGGCAAGGCTCGAGGGGCATGCAGTTACCTTTCGTCTGGTCGTACATAAGAAACCTCTCAAAGAGCTCGTGCTGGATTGGCACCTGGTCGGTGGAGCTGTAGGGAAGGATGTCTTCATGGCTTACATAGTCTAGACCTAGAGAAGACGCCCACATCAGCCATTAACTGCCATCAGCAAAGGGAGATTCACAGGAGGCATCTTAGCAGGGCAAGACATTACACTAATGAGCAGGAAAGAAAGGGCCTGGCAGAGGAAATCTAAACTAGCAAAACTGTCCTCAACCTACAGGACACTCCCTGGCAATAATTCTTCACATCTCGCTTTACCATCTTCTTCAAAATGGATACATACTTCTCCGCACATAAAGCCAATTCTCTTCTTGAGCCACTAGTGGCTGCAGAAGTGATCAGACTACCACACAAGGACTTCAGATAGGGAACACAACAGGAGAAACACATCCAGCAGCCCTAGAAATAAAGGAGGTGAAAGGAATGCAGGGTGTAGGATCTGAGTAGACCTACTGCTAAGTAGAGAGAGTGGGGTTTGGGGTCAACAGCTCAAAGTATCTGAGCAATAGTCAAGACTCCCTCACTTGCCTAGCCACTGACTCCAGCTGAACACACCTCTTCACAGTGCTGTGCATGTCAGTCACTCAACTGGTCTCCAAGAGGCCTACAAACTGCAGCTAGGCCAAGGCATGGGGGGGCAGATCACCAGGAGTAGTTCTGTGTACTGCTGTTACTAGCCGATACTAGCGATGATACCGCTCACGCTCCTCCTAGCCCAATCTCATGAGAATCTGCATCTCCAGAAAGAGTACGAGCAGCTATTTATTCACCTGGTATGGCATAGAGAGCTCGACTGTCATCATGATTCGCCAGGAACGTCACTGCTTCCGTCTGTGACCTCTGAGACTGAAAATAAGGGGGATTTAGCGCTTCGCATGGAAATACTGTGGGCCAACAGCAGTTTTATTCTTATTCTCTCAAGGTTGtacatttatttcatttaaccAGTTCAGCTCAGAACAAACATTTCTCTTGTTTTAATCTCCTAGAGAAAAATCACAATTCAAACACCAACTAAAAAGAAGATTTTGTTGTTCCTATTGCTTTTACCTAATCTGTCAagcatcagaggggcagccgtgtttgttgctttttacagatccagactaatagttctgtggcacctaatagactaacagatgtattggagcataagctttcgtgggtgaatacccacttcgtcagacgcacccacaaaagctcatgctccaatacgtctgttagtctataaggtgccacaggactctgttgcttttaacCTAGGCAGAAGAAATTTGACCTACTCAGAAGAGTAATGTTTAAACATTTCTGATGATCTTTCTTAGCAGAATGATGACCTGGTAAAACAGAACCAGTCAGTCACTCCTGTTCCAAACATCCCATCATAGAGGAACAACATTAACAGCGTCCTCCCAGCCTTTCATTACAGCTGCTGTCTGCATCTAAGGAATTAACAGAAGAGGGGGATTTTTGGGTGTCAAGAACAAGGTTATCAGACACTTACTATATGTGGGCAATCCCGAGCATCTATTAGCACCTGATAGTAGGtgtgagttttgcctttgacttcttTGGATCCATGCCCTGCTGCACTCTCACTCCTAAACAGAAAGACAAATTCTGAGCACAAGAGGTCCCTTCACTAGCCTACACCCTACAGATGTGATTACACCCGCCAGCAGCAAGTGATACCTAGAGCGGGAATACGTTTTGTCATACATCAGGTTGCATCTCTGATATTGTGGATAAAGTACAAACAGTTACTACCAGCAGTAAGTTCATTCTTAAAAGACAAGGGGGTTCTGAACACACTGCAGGATCTCCAGTCACTCCATTTCAGTCAATGTGAGATTCACACCACACATGATGTATTGCTGTATGTGTGGGAGATGCCAAAAAGATATCCATGTAAGTGGCATGATGCCTCCATTTACAGAGACTGAGAAGTGTCTCGCTAGTCAGTCAGGCTTCCTATCTGGGTTAGCACTTTCACTCTGCCCTTATTTTCAGTGTGTTCGTTCCTCAGTCCTATCCAAGTCCCACAAGACTCCCTTGTGGTGTTCATCAGCTGAATGGAGTGGAAGGTGAAAGACAAGGAGGCTCCATCTCTGAGAAGGCTGACCTGAACCTAGCTTGCCAAGACTGGATCCAAAGCCGACCAGTTCAAATCACTAGGGACTTATACAGCAACCTACACCTAAATCCACAGGAATTTATTTCATTAACATGCAATTCCACCTCCCACTTGTTTTCTAAAGCACCATTCCTGAAAACCTTCCTCCCACCTTTTAACTTGGTCTAAACTATTACCAAAATAGTTTCTCTTATTATGAGCcgatctctcccagtttggtgcCCACGCACAAGTCACCTGAGGTTCTGCCTCACTTTTTCCTTAAACCTCAGTGACCCTGACCAGGAAGAAGAGTAAAAGGCTTAAACAGCATAGGAgcaaatgcacaaatataaatCCTTACTTTTCTGGAACAGGAGAAGCAACATCCCGATCATACAACCTGGCTTGCCAGGGAAACAGGACTATTCCTCGGTAGCCAAATACACTGTGAAGAAACAGCTGAAAAGGGGAATCATAAACTTCTGTCCTGTGCAAATCACATCCAAGAGATTAAAACGcatagaaaaataatttaaaaaaaggtaacAACCTCACTCTTGTAAAGCAGCAGCACTTTATTTTTATCATGCAGGGAGAAATGGCAAGGGCTGGGCAGAACCGgggctggtggggcaggggagaaggaagaatCTAAGCCATGCTCCAGTTTCTGGGTCTGCTGACAGGATGAGAGCGACCTGGCCACGGGACGTGCAGAGGCCGGCGAGGTCCGAGCCGGGCGGACAGGGCACAGACCGGGGAGGCTCAGCACAGCGCCAGCAGCTTCCTGCCGCCGGAAGGGACGCTGCCCGGGAGAGGCCGTTTCACCGGCCGCCCCGGGGCACCTACCTGGCCCGTCTCGTACTTGCCCTGCGGCTTCGGCGCCTCGAACACTCCCACCGTCTCCAGCACTTTGCCCTCAGCCCGGTTCCTGCGGGAGAGAGCGCACAGCGAGCTCAGGCCGGGCGGGCTCGGGCTCGGGCCAGGCGAGCTCAGGCCGGGCGGGCTCGGGCCCCCGCGCCCCCCGCCCGCTGACCCCGCCTCACCGGGACGAGAGGTGGCGGCGCGCGGGCAGCTGCCAGGCCCCGGGGCCCCCCGCACACAGCGCCCGGAGGCCGCGGCTCGGGGCCTCCCTGAGGGGCAGGGCCCGGGCCCGGCAGCTGCTCAGAGCCGCCGCCAGGTAGCGCCGCGCCGCGCAGCCCGACATGCCGGCCGAGCCGGGGACAACGGCAGGGCCTAGCTCTGACACCACCAGCGGGCCACAATGCACCGCGCGGCCGCCACCCCCGCCTTCCCAGCGCCCTTTGCGCGCGGCGCGGGGGCGGGGCTACTGCCCGGACGGTTGATCGCAGAGGCCTTGGTAACGGGCCTGTGATCATGTGACCTCCCCGTCCTGTCCAAGATGGCGTCCTCCATAATGGCGGGGGAGCGGCTGGTGCGGGCGGCGGCCTCCGCCAGCGGGGAGCTCGGGCGGCTTCCCCGCGAGCTGCGTGCGGAGCTGGAGGccgctctgggggcccaggccgcCGGGCGCGGCCCCCTCGTCCCCTTCAGCCTGCTCCGGAAGCTGCAGGGCGCCCTGCGCCGCGCAGGTGAGAGAGGCGCCGGCCGGAGCCGTGGCCCGAGGCCGAGCGTCCGCCGGGCTCATTTCCGGCCCCTGCAGCGGGGGGCACGAGGGGGACGCTTACTTCCCCCGAGATCTCCCGGGGGCCCCCGTTACTGTCAGCAAAACCAGAAGCTGCACATGAAGTTACCCACCGCCAAGCGGCGGAGCAGCAG
It encodes:
- the POLDIP2 gene encoding polymerase delta-interacting protein 2, with product MSGCAARRYLAAALSSCRARALPLREAPSRGLRALCAGGPGAWQLPARRHLSSRNRAEGKVLETVGVFEAPKPQGKYETGQLFLHSVFGYRGIVLFPWQARLYDRDVASPVPEKSESAAGHGSKEVKGKTHTYYQVLIDARDCPHISQRSQTEAVTFLANHDDSRALYAIPGLDYVSHEDILPYSSTDQVPIQHELFERFLMYDQTKVPPFVARDTLCAWQEKNHPWLELSDVHRETTENIRVTVIPFYMGMREAQNSHVYWWRYCIRLENLDNEVVQLRERHWRIFSLSGTLETVRGRGVVGREPVLSKEQPAFQYSSHVSLQASSGHMWGTFRFERPDGSHFDVRIPPFSLESNKDEKTPPSGLHW